One Ficedula albicollis isolate OC2 chromosome Z, FicAlb1.5, whole genome shotgun sequence DNA window includes the following coding sequences:
- the LOC101808884 gene encoding uncharacterized protein LOC101808884, whose product MGSILSFLIRSRLPKSIDRTTETEWNCPICRDARDDLAYVMPCLHQFCLACIIRWAEMQRVCPLCRELIEAVRFSVQTDSYIDCVFSSSEEAANASSSTGITLGQLVKNSPFVESPSRAPRGILSTSEHEGTGTEPVGGLLPRLWAELFQREEHLLDPVVPWLRQELETKYGTRWWMARIAESIILHAVSICGPARNVLIHVLQDFLEEHTEPLINGLISIIVNECTQEAQRLIHFQPDSQNNPMAISSRFQMDTTAPHSTPANSDSEEHQSSALEAVLDTLHPSAPTPAEQEELGEEAVAEEPGREEDNSTVAIFTSPQEDNPAPQADTASIPVGSSMEDQANISEAVLHTLHLSAPTPAEQEEQELAAVAGPSDQGDSHSPSTPSQGRDPLPRRPQRSTRRRASSHLDSPQPRKMRPNQQK is encoded by the coding sequence ATGGGAAGTATCTTGTCATTCTTAATTCGATCCAGACTGCCAAAAAGCATAGACAGGACCACGGAAACAGAGTGGAACTGCCCCATCTGCCGCGATGCTCGAGATGACCTTGCTTACGTGATGCCCTGTCTCCATCAGTTCTGCCTGGCCTGCATTATACGTTGGGCAGAGATGCAAAGAGTGTGCCCACTCTGCAGAGAACTGATAGAAGCTGTCAGGTTTTCTGTGCAGACAGACAGCTATATAGACTGTGTCTTCAGCAGTTCTGAAGAGGCAGCAAATGCCAGCAGCTCGACAGGAATAACTCTTGGACAGCTGGTTAAAAACAGTCCGTTTGTGGAGTCCCCTTCGCGTGCTCCACGGGGGATACTATCCACATCAGAGCATGAAGGTACAGGAACAGAGCCCGTGGGTGGCCTCCTGCCTAGACTGTGGGCAGAACTTTTCCAAAGAGAAGAGCATCTCCTTGACCCTGTGGTGCCCTGGCTGCGCCAGGAGCTGGAAACAAAGTATGGGACTAGGTGGTGGATGGCAAGGATTGCAGAGAGCATCATCCTGCATGCCGTGTCCATCTGTGGTCCAGCTAGGAATGTCTTGATCCATGTACTACAGGACTTCCTTGAGGAACATACAGAACCGCTAATCAATGGCCTCATCAGCATAATTGTGAATGAGTGCACTCAAGAGGCCCAAAGGCTGATACATTTCCAACCTGACTCACAGAACAATCCTATGGCCATCTCCAGCAGATTTCAGATGGATACTACAGCTCCCCACTCAACCCCGGCCAACAGCGACAGTGAGGAGCACCAATCCAGTGCATTGGAAGCTGTTCTTGACACCCTTCACCCATCTGCTCCTacccctgcagagcaggaggagctgggagaggaggcagtggcagaggagcctggcagggaggaggacaACAGCACCGTGGCCATCTTCACCAGCCCTCAGGAGGATAATCCTGCCCCACAGGCAGacactgccagcatccctgtggGGTCCAGCATGGAGGACCAAGCCAACATATCAGAAGCTGTCCTCCACACCCTGCACCTATCTGCTCCcacacctgcagagcaggaggagcaggagctggcagcagtggcaggtcCCTCTGACCAAGgtgacagccacagcccctccacTCCCAGCCAGGGTAGGGACCCCTTGCCCAGGAGGCCTCAGCGTTCCACAAGGAGGAGGGCTTCCAGCCATCTGGACTCTCCCCAGCCCCGCAAGATGCGACCCAATCAGCAAAAGTAG